One stretch of Motilibacter rhizosphaerae DNA includes these proteins:
- a CDS encoding helix-turn-helix transcriptional regulator, producing MPTPMPAPQALAERVARTGASAGTVQDLARAVFVALSPAVPFAFACLATTDPATGLITGAVKSHDLPLGDQEFAAAEYGAPDINLFAEIAERPVPVGVLSLDTGGQPETCLRLRDYMTPQFGFVDEIRLACRSRGAVWGAVAVYRRAGEPAFTAAEGELLAALAEPVAEALQRILFAGPRAAAAGVPAVLVVDAEDRVTDATAAVEDRISDLGGWEHGALPASILAVVATARRTGAPVRTIVPSGQGAWTALQALPLEGAGGVRSVVVTVEAAAAAAVGQLTLAARGLTGREQDVTQLVLQGASTKDIASALHLSPHTVQDHLKAVFAKLGVSSRREMIGRLVAEG from the coding sequence ATGCCGACGCCGATGCCCGCGCCCCAGGCCCTCGCCGAGCGGGTGGCCCGGACCGGCGCCTCCGCCGGGACCGTCCAGGACCTGGCGCGGGCGGTCTTCGTCGCGCTGTCCCCAGCGGTGCCCTTCGCCTTCGCCTGCCTCGCGACGACGGACCCGGCGACGGGGCTCATCACGGGAGCGGTGAAGTCGCACGACCTCCCGCTCGGGGACCAGGAGTTCGCGGCCGCGGAGTACGGCGCCCCGGACATCAACCTCTTCGCCGAGATCGCCGAGCGGCCCGTACCGGTCGGGGTGCTGTCGCTCGACACCGGCGGGCAGCCGGAGACGTGCTTGCGGCTGCGCGACTACATGACGCCCCAGTTCGGGTTCGTCGACGAGATCCGCCTCGCGTGCCGCTCGCGCGGTGCGGTGTGGGGCGCGGTGGCCGTCTACCGCCGCGCCGGAGAGCCTGCCTTCACCGCTGCGGAGGGCGAGCTGCTCGCGGCTCTGGCGGAGCCGGTCGCCGAAGCGCTGCAGCGCATCCTGTTCGCCGGGCCGCGGGCTGCTGCCGCTGGAGTCCCGGCGGTGCTCGTGGTCGACGCCGAGGACCGCGTGACGGACGCGACCGCCGCGGTGGAGGACCGCATCAGCGACCTCGGGGGCTGGGAGCACGGCGCCCTCCCCGCGAGCATCCTCGCCGTCGTCGCCACCGCTCGGCGCACCGGCGCCCCGGTGCGCACGATCGTGCCCTCCGGGCAGGGCGCATGGACGGCGCTGCAGGCACTTCCGCTCGAGGGCGCCGGTGGCGTGCGCTCGGTCGTCGTCACGGTCGAGGCCGCGGCCGCAGCAGCAGTCGGCCAGCTCACCCTGGCCGCCCGCGGACTCACCGGACGGGAGCAGGACGTCACGCAGCTGGTGCTCCAAGGGGCGTCCACCAAGGACATCGCCAGCGCCCTGCACCTCTCACCGCACACGGTCCAGGACCACCTGAAGGCGGTCTTCGCCAAGCTCGGGGTGAGCAGTCGCCGCGAGATGATCGGGCGGCTCGTCGCGGAGGGGTGA
- a CDS encoding epoxide hydrolase family protein: MGTSPLVEPFTVHVDEEALEGLRSRLRATRWPDLPADPAWSLGADPAYLRELVDHWSEEFDWRAQEAALAAHPRVLVHLGNLRVHAVHVRAASGAPALPLVLCHGWPDSSWRFEKVLDLLTDPADPADAFDVVVPDMPGYGWSDAPRTPLDSITVAGLWAQLMPALGYERFGAAGGDIGSGVCRFLALDHPDRVVAVHRTDAGLPVAAAFPDLSEEERQWVQLVTAWGASEGAYAAMHRTRPNTAAAGLTDSPVGLAAWIVEKLRAWSDCSGDVESRFTKDEILTNVSTYWHTRTIGPSMRMYAANAAIPVAQHARRVEVPSGFALFPADLSRPPRAWLERTTNLVRVTEPPAGGHFAPFEEPEAYAQELREFFRPYR; encoded by the coding sequence GTGGGCACGTCGCCGCTGGTCGAACCGTTCACCGTCCACGTGGACGAGGAAGCCTTGGAGGGCCTGCGATCTCGCCTGCGCGCCACGCGCTGGCCCGACCTCCCGGCCGACCCCGCGTGGAGCCTGGGCGCGGACCCGGCGTACCTGCGGGAGCTCGTGGACCACTGGAGCGAGGAGTTCGACTGGCGTGCGCAGGAGGCCGCGCTCGCCGCTCACCCACGGGTCCTCGTGCACCTCGGGAACCTGCGCGTGCACGCCGTCCACGTCCGTGCGGCGTCGGGTGCCCCCGCCCTGCCGCTCGTGCTCTGCCACGGCTGGCCGGACTCCTCCTGGCGCTTCGAGAAGGTGCTCGACCTCCTCACCGATCCGGCGGACCCGGCCGACGCCTTCGACGTCGTGGTGCCGGACATGCCGGGCTACGGGTGGTCCGACGCACCGCGTACGCCGCTTGACTCGATCACGGTCGCCGGCCTCTGGGCGCAGCTGATGCCGGCGCTCGGCTACGAGCGGTTCGGCGCCGCGGGTGGGGACATCGGCAGCGGGGTCTGCCGCTTCCTGGCCCTCGACCACCCGGACCGCGTCGTGGCGGTGCACCGCACCGACGCAGGACTGCCTGTCGCCGCGGCGTTCCCTGACCTCTCCGAGGAGGAGCGGCAGTGGGTCCAGCTGGTCACGGCCTGGGGCGCGAGCGAGGGCGCGTACGCCGCTATGCACCGCACCCGCCCCAACACCGCGGCGGCCGGGCTGACCGACTCGCCCGTCGGGCTCGCGGCGTGGATCGTCGAGAAGCTGCGCGCCTGGAGCGACTGCAGCGGCGACGTCGAGTCCCGCTTCACCAAGGACGAGATCCTCACCAACGTCTCGACCTACTGGCACACCAGGACGATCGGCCCCTCGATGCGGATGTACGCCGCCAACGCCGCGATCCCGGTCGCGCAGCACGCGCGACGGGTGGAGGTGCCGTCAGGGTTCGCGCTGTTCCCCGCCGACCTCTCCCGCCCGCCGCGCGCGTGGCTCGAGCGCACCACCAACCTGGTCCGCGTCACAGAACCCCCTGCTGGCGGGCACTTCGCGCCCTTCGAGGAGCCCGAGGCCTACGCCCAGGAGCTGCGGGAGTTCTTCCGCCCCTACCGGTAG